A section of the Oncorhynchus tshawytscha isolate Ot180627B linkage group LG09, Otsh_v2.0, whole genome shotgun sequence genome encodes:
- the LOC112258795 gene encoding caspase recruitment domain-containing protein 10-like isoform X3 — protein MSGITVWVKDYDTGQEEGRTVSPFSEECCEELWDRVEGVRHKLTRILNPAKLTPYLRQCKVIDEQDEDEVLNSIQYPLRISKAGRLIDILHGRGQRGLQAFMESLEFYHPEQYTQLTGKQPTQRCSIILDEEGPEGLTQFLLLEVRKLREQLLGSRVCERRLSQRCRVAEEERSRAERKTLDLRHDRLQIERLRQDWEAGSRELGRLKDRHLEQAVKYSRALEDQAKASARERELLEQMEQLKIRLMEAEKETDSSPVSIAPVRRNRSVAHRTNDAPAVPEKREKPLQHIDIQKSGHIETQALLDILKQDRREAAEQRHELCGNIARLQGELESSEDFRDKQESQCEQLQLKVRTLQLDWEMEHKRSISYFNQIMELEKERDQALRSRDSLQLEYTDCLLDKNRLRKRIAELQANLEQQQRELEKEKDRSREQSSPCMHCSHLSLCSEDQCYGPCCSLDLSPLPNGTHQLLCKSPSTDQTHVNSEGSRSNSEENLLTATVDSERDVNRLSIFPFPPCMDSINRRVNIEFDLDSWGSDENENLTGVQSEVSLSNSCSSLHSHLFPPDLINLPPVPPHKPNYSSLGFEPLSPVPSPPTTHKRGRGSLADDITIIGGNLTGIFVSSVRAGSPAEQWGLKEGSELLELEKVLFGGGSVLMGQCTGEVAHFSLQWWTEPSSLKHQTNTGAYSKLCAQLPSPNFYGADSFYVRVNLDLDPHSDLPCLGVHCDDIIHVTDTRYNGKYQWRCTLVNPRTAKPLQAGVMPNYNRYPRRALSVYDWSRLSPPAVVGLVPPHRSFTHSATVMRST, from the exons ATGAGTG GCATCACAGTATGGGTGAAGGATTATGACACGGGACAGGAAGAGGGGCGGACAGTGTCCCCGTTCTCTGAGGAGTGCTGTGAGGAGCTGTGGGACAGGGTGGAGGGGGTGAGGCACAAGCTGACCCGCATCCTGAACCCAGCCAAGCTCACCCCCTACCTGAGGCAGTGCAAGGTCATCGACGAGCAGGATGAGGATGAGGTCCTCAACTCCATCCAGTACCCACTACGTATCAGCAaggctg GACGTTTGATTGACATCCTGCATGGGCGGGGCCAGCGTGGCCTGCAGGCCTTCATGGAGTCTTTGGAGTTCTACCACCCCGAGCAATACACTCAGCTCACTGGAAAACAGCCCACCCAGCGCTGCTCCATCATCTTGG ATGAAGAGGGTCCAGAGGGCCTGACTCAGTTCCTGCTGCTCGAGGTGCGTAAGCTGAGGGAGCAGCTGCTGGGGAGCCGCGTGTGTGAGCGCCGCCTGTCCCAGCGTTGCCGTGTGGCCGAGGAGGAGCGCAGCCGGGCTGAACGCAAGACACTGGACCTACGACATGACCGGCTGCAGATAGAGAG GCTGCGTCAGGACTGGGAGGCAGGCAGCAGGGAGCTGGGCCGGCTGAAGGACAGGCACCTGGAACAGGCTGTGAAATACTCTCGTGCCCTGGAGGATCAGGCCAAGGCCTCCGCACGTGAGAGAGAGCTACTGGaacag ATGGAGCAGCTGAAGATCAGACTgatggaggcagagaaagagactgaCAGTAGCCCTGTCTCTATTGCGCCAGTCAGAAGGAACAGGAGTGTCGCCCATCGGACGAACGACGCCCCCGCTGTTCCCGAGAAGAGGGAGAAGCCACTGCAGCACATTGACATTCAGAAGTCAGGTCACATTGAAACACAG GCTCTGTTGGACATCCTGAAGCAGGACCGCAGGGAGGCAGCAGAGCAGAGACACGAGCTGTGTGGCAACATCGCCAGACTacagggagagctggagagctctGAGGATTTCAGGGACAAG cAGGAGTCTCAGTGTGAGCAGCTGCAGCTGAAGGTGAGGACTCTGCAGCTGGACTGGGAGATGGAACATAAAAGGAGCATTTCCTACTTCAACCAGATTATGgagctggagaaggagagggaccag GCTCTGCGCAGTCGAGACAGCCTGCAGTTGGAGTATACTGACTGCCTATTGGACAAGAACCGCCTGCGTAAACGCATTGCAGAGCTTCAGGCCAATCtagagcagcagcagagagagctggagaaagagaaggacaggagcagggagcagagttCCCCCTGTATGCACTGT TCTCACCTGTCTCTGTGCAGCGAGGACCAGTGCTACGGGCCCTGCTGCTCCCTAGACCTCAGCCCTCTGCCCAACGGCACTCACCAGCTGCTCTGCAAG TCTCCCTCTACAGACCAAACCCATGTCAACTCCGAAG GTTCCCGCTCAAACTCAGAGGAGAATCTCTTGACAGCA acagtggacagtgagagggATGTTAACAGGCTCTCCatcttccccttccctccctgTATGGACTCCATCAACCGCAGGGTCAACATAGA GTTTGACCTGGACTCCTGGGGCAGTGATGAGAATGAGAACCTCACAG GAGTCCAGAGTGAGGTCTCCCTGTCGAACTCCTGTAGCTCCCTGCAttctcacctcttccctcctGACCTCATCAACCTGCCCCCTGTCCCACCTCACAAACCCAACTACAGCAGTCTCGG TTTCGAGCCCCTGTCCCCCGTACCAAGTCCCCCCACTACGCACAAAAGAGGAAGAGGCAGCCTGGCAGATGACATCACCATCATTGGGGGCAACCTCACAGGGATCTTTGTTAGCAGTGTCAGAGCTGGTTCTCCTGCTGAGCAGTGGGGTCTGAAGGAGGGCAGTGAGTTACTGGAG cTGGAGAAGGTTCTGTTTGGTGGGGGCAGTGTGCTGATGGGCCAGTGCACTGGAGAGGTGGCCCACTTCTCTCTGCAGTGGTGGACAGAGCCCTCTTCTCTCAAACACCAGACCAACACAGGGG CCTACTCCAAGTTATGTGCCCAGCTCCCTTCTCCTAACTTCTATGGTGCTGACTCCTTCTACGTGCGCGTCAACCTGGACCTGGACCCTCATAGCGACCTGCCCTGTCTGGGGGTGCACTGTGATGACATAATACACGTCACTGACACCCGTTACAATGGGAAGTACCAGTGGCGCTGCACCCTGGTGAACCCCCGCACAGCCAAGCCCTTGCAGGCGGGGGTCATGCCCAATTACAACAG GTATCCAAGAAGGGCTCTGAGCGTGTACGATTGGTCAAGGCTGTCCCCCCCAGCTGTCGTGGGATTGGTTCCACCCCACAGGTCCTTTACACACTCAGCAACC GTCATGAGGAGCACCTGA